Proteins encoded in a region of the Ziziphus jujuba cultivar Dongzao chromosome 3, ASM3175591v1 genome:
- the LOC107422433 gene encoding U4/U6 small nuclear ribonucleoprotein Prp31 homolog, whose product MATTFANSFLAGLDDLSDNDAADLIDEEDSEAPNLEEAVDGDLADRDQNLINFDDLDSVSKLQKTQRYAEIMQKVEDALLKKDSEDVSNQRLVLEDDDPEYQLIVECNFLSVAIEEEIFIIHNFIRDKYRLKFPELESLVLHPINYVRVVKKIGNEMDVTLVDLKGLLSPAIIMVVSITASTTSGKPLPDEILRKTIDACDRALSLDSAKKKLLDFVGRRMGYIAPNLSAIVGSTVAAKLITAAGGLAALAKMPACDVQLLGDKKKNPAGFSTATTQSHAGYIAQTDIFQNTPTPLRKRACRPLAAKSTLAARVDSLRGDPSGDTGRALREEIQKKIHNWQEPHPAKLPKQIPVPDSQKPKKKKRGGRRLRKRKEIYAMTEVRTLANRMLFGKPEETSLGDGLGVGYGMLRQARWSSKLHVSTVLRNKLVARVNKKFKEKLYGSSDATSGLISSLAFTPVQEIELKKPQAHTLHQLDSGTQSKYFSDTATFSKIKRT is encoded by the coding sequence ATGGCAACTACTTTTGCTAATTCTTTCCTTGCTGGCTTAGATGATCTATCTGATAATGATGCTGCCGATCTTATTGATGAAGAAGATTCTGAGGCTCCAAACTTGGAAGAAGCTGTTGATGGGGACTTGGCAGACAGAGAtcaaaatctaataaattttgATGATTTAGATAGCGTTTCGAAATTGCAAAAGACTCAGAGATATGCTGAAATAATGCAGAAAGTGGAAGATGCACTACTTAAGAAAGATTCCGAAGATGTTTCAAATCAGCGTTTAGTCCTGGAAGATGATGATCCTGAATACCAGCTGATTGTGGAATGCAACTTCTTGTCAGTTGCtattgaagaagaaatttttaTCATCCACAATTTTATTCGTGACAAGTACCGGTTGAAATTTCCCGAGCTTGAATCACTCGTGCTTCATCCAATCAATTATGTTCGAGTTGTTAAGAAGATCGGAAACGAGATGGATGTAACCCTTGTCGATTTAAAGGGTCTTCTATCTCCAGCAATTATTATGGTAGTGTCAATTACAGCATCAACTACTAGTGGCAAGCCACTTCCTGATGAAATTCTTCGCAAAACGATCGATGCTTGTGATAGAGCCCTTTCTCTTGATTCAGCAAAGAAGAAGCTTCTTGATTTTGTAGGAAGAAGAATGGGATATATTGCACCGAATCTTTCTGCAATTGTTGGAAGCACTGTTGCTGCAAAACTTATCACCGCTGCTGGTGGTCTTGCAGCATTGGCTAAGATGCCTGCTTGTGATGTTCAGCTTCTTGGTGACAAGAAAAAAAACCCTGCTGGGTTCTCTACCGCAACAACACAATCCCATGCAGGTTACATTGCGCAGACagatatatttcaaaatacacCAACTCCTCTGAGGAAGCGCGCTTGCAGACCCTTGGCTGCAAAGTCAACACTTGCAGCACGAGTAGATTCTTTAAGAGGAGATCCATCTGGGGACACTGGAAGGGCTTTACGGGAAGAGATCCAAAAGAAAATTCACAACTGGCAAGAGCCTCATCCTGCTAAGCTACCTAAACAAATTCCAGTTCCTGACTCTCAAAAGcctaaaaagaagaagagaggtGGTCGTCGGCTTAGGAAACGGAAGGAAATATATGCGATGACAGAGGTGCGGACGCTGGCTAATAGGATGCTATTTGGGAAGCCTGAAGAGACTTCTTTAGGGGACGGACTTGGGGTCGGTTATGGAATGCTTCGTCAAGCTCGGTGGAGCAGCAAGTTGCATGTATCAACGGTTCTTAGGAACAAACTTGTTGCAAGAGTTAATAAAAAGTTCAAGGAAAAGCTTTATGGGAGCAGTGATGCTACATCTGGATTGATTTCAAGTTTAGCATTTA